A genome region from Manihot esculenta cultivar AM560-2 chromosome 5, M.esculenta_v8, whole genome shotgun sequence includes the following:
- the LOC110614510 gene encoding ganglioside-induced differentiation-associated protein 2, whose translation MSSSASFSSSFLSPSDQENLIHKLGVFKIHGRDKRGRKVLLIIGKLFPARLVSSEVLNKYLREKIFPKLEEGPFSIVYVHTDVQRSENFPGISALRSIYEAIPINVKNLLQAVYFVHPGLQARLFLATFGRLMFTGGLYWKLKYVNRLEFLWDHVRRNEIEIPEFVYDHDEELEYRPMMDYGLESDHPRILHVDNPVSMYSMRCIA comes from the exons ATGAGCTCCTctgcttccttttcttcttctttcctttctCCATCCGAccaagaaaatcttatccacaAACTCGGTGTCTTCAAGATCCATGGCAGAGACAAGCGTGGTCGTAAGGTTCTTCTCATAATCGGCAAGCTCTTCCCTG CTCGGCTGGTGAGCAGCGAGGTATTGAACAAATACTTGAGGGAGAAAATCTTCCCAAAATTGGAGGAAGGGCCATTCTCAATTGTGTATGTGCATACTGATGTTCAAAGGAGCGAAAATTTCCCAGGAATTTCAGCTTTACGATCAATTTATGAAGCAATTCCAATCAACGTTAAGAATCTTCTTCAGGCTGTGTACTTCGTTCACCCTGGTCTTCAAGCCAGACTCTTCCTTGCAACATTTGGGCGTCTTATGTTCACTGGAGG GTTATACTGGAAGCTGAAATATGTGAACAGGTTGGAGTTTCTGTGGGACCATGTGAGGAGGAACGAGATTGAGATACCAGAGTTTGTTTATGATCATGATGAAGAGCTGGAGTACCGTCCGATGATGGACTATGGATTAGAGAGCGATCACCCAAGAATTCTCCACGTGGATAATCCAGTTTCTATGTACTCAATGCGATGCATCGCATAG